The nucleotide window TGTCGAAGCCTTGCGGCATGGCTTCGATAAATTCAGTGCAGCGCGCCTCATGAGCGGCGGCAAGAACTTCGTCGCGGCTAGCTTGGGGCCGACCATAAGCGATATTTTCAAAAATTGTCCGATGTAAGAGCGAAATATCTTGCGGCACGACGGCGATGGATTGGCGCAAGCTTTCTTGCGTAACCATGCTTAGATCCTGACCATCGATCAAAATGCGGCCTGCTTGAGGTTCATAAAAATGTTGCAACAGGGCAAGTACCGTGGTTTTTCCTGCTCCAGAACTACCGATTAAGCCAACTCGTTGGCCTGGCTCTAGGTGCAAGTCAAATGCCTCGAGCGTACGGGTCCGATTGGGGTAGGCAAAACAGACTTGATTGAAATCAACGCGTCCGCCTTGTGCAACTAACTGCTTGGCTTGTGGGTGGTCGGGCAATTGATGCGGTTCAAGCAGAGTTTCAATGGCTTCAGCCAGCCGCGCAATATGTTGAATCACATCCACGAGGGCGACGGCAAGGTCGCGCGTGCCGTGCAAAATCGTAAAGCCAAGTGAACTGACCAGCACAATATCGCCCGTGCTGGCTTGGCCGCGGGTCCATAACCAAAGGGCCCAGCCGAGCAATCCGGCGGACAAAAAAGCGGTTACAAACGCATGGAAAAGCCTTAATTTTTCAAGGTGGAGCAAGCTTTTGCGGCGCGCGCGCATTTCTTCCTTGAGTTTTGCGCCAAAGCGGGTTTGCTCACGAGTGATGGCTCCGAAGGCACGTACCAACCCTATATTGCTAATGACATCGACTAACTCGCCATCCACGGAGGCCGCTTCTTTGGCGAACCCCCGGTGGTGTTTGGCGCCACGGCCCGCCAATTTGAAAAGAATCAGCGCGAGCACTGCCGATACAGATAAAAGTCCGCCAGCCATCAATGGATTGACCGCAGCAATCATGGCAATTGCGCCGCCTACTGCGATGCAGGGTGGCAGAGCATTCCATGCCATGGTGTTTTCGGCTGTGAAAACTGCATTTGAGGTTGCCGTAATCCGGCTTGCGAGTAGACCGGGTTGCTTTTCCGTAAACCAGGCTTGCGCATGGCCACTTAAATAGCGAAATAAATCGCTCCGTAAATCACCGGTCACGGTGACAAACGCGTGCGTGCTGACCCAACCGCCTATGCGCCAGAGTAGATTGTCAGCAGCGATTAGGCCAGCTAACAGTAAAAATGCTCCCCAGAGTTGTGTAAAGTGGCTGCGCCCTTGGCTTAAGACATCGATTAGATGCTTAATCCCATATTGGGAGGCAAGCGAGCAACCCACGGCGGCGAACACACTCATCAGCACTGCGCTGTGAGCCACTGGATGCCGACGAATATAGCGATAAAGAAAGGCTAGCGGTCGATGTGCATAACCAGCAAGTTGGGCATCATACGCAGCGCTTTGAGCCTGAGTCGAGCGCGGCTTGATTTCATTTGTGCGTCCCACAGGGTAGGTTTTTTTAATCTTGACGTTTATCATATGGCCTCGGCCTGGCTACGTTAGATCAGTCGCTTGCTCCTTGCTTGGGGGAACCTGGAGGTGAGTCCATGCGGCAGATTCTTTTTGTGGCAAAATCTATCAGCGGCAAAGCAAGCAACCCGTTTAATAAATCACAACTGATAATTTAGAGCAGGGTTGTAAAACAAAGGCCGACAAAGTGTTTCTACACTGTAACAAAATAAATACTTTGAAATTCACCGCTTAAATTCAAATTAAGCAACCGATAATCGGTAGTAGAGCGCTCGGCTATTTGCTGGACGCGCTTCTACTTTTGTCCTGAATTTTTATTAGGAGAGTTACGTCATGCGAATCGCTCAAATTGCACCGTTACACGAGGCGGTGCCCCCCAAATTGTATGGAGGTACAGAACGGGTCGTGTCTTACTTGACAGAAGCCTTAGTTGAGCTGGGCCAAGAAGTGACGTTGTTTGCGAGTGGCGATTCAATCACTGCCGCGCAACTCGAGGCAGTATGGCCGCAAGCGCTGCGTCTAGACCCAAACATTCGCGATACGCTTGCGCCCCATCTGTTGATGCTTGAGCAAGTGCGAGAGTGTGCCGAAGAATTTGATATCCTGCACTTTCATCTTGATTACTATCCTTTTTCACTGTTTAGCCGCCAGGCCACGCCATTTCTAACGACGTTGCATGGGCGCCTGGATTTGCCTGAGCTGCAGCCGGTTTTTAACATGTTTCCGCGCGCTCAGGTCGTGTCTATTTCCGATAGTCAACGCGCGCCACTGCCACAGGCGAATTGGCTGTCAACCATTTATCATGGTTTGCCGGAAAAAATGCTGATGCCTCGCCCTGATATAAAACCCGGCTATTTGGCGTTTCTAGGTCGAATTTCACCTGAAAAGCGGGTTGACACGGCGATTTCAATTGCGGCTAAATGCGGCTTGCCGATTAAAATTGCCGCGAAGATCGACAAAGCGGATCAGGCGTATTACGAAGAACGGATTGCCCCACTGATGTCGCAACCGCACGTCGAATATATCGGGGAGATTTCTGAAGCGGAGAAGGCTGAATTCTTATCTGGCGCACATGCGTTGCTATTTCCGATTGACTGGCCTGAACCATTCGGTTTAGTCATGATTGAGGCGATGGCGTGCGGTACGCCCGTCATCGCGTTTAAGCGCGGTTCAGTTCCCGAAGTTATTGAGCATGGCGTAACCGGCTTTTTAGTCAATGATGAGACGGAGGCGGTCGCTGCGCTGAACCGCTTGCATACATTGTCACGTGATACGGTACGCCAACAATTTGAGGCACGCTTTACCGCGCAACGGATGGCGGAAGGTTATCTTGCTGCTTACGAGCGTCTTTTGCATCAACAACGCCGCACCGTGCTACGCGAAGTGGCGGTAGGTTAAAAGGCAGGTTAAAAAATAGCTGCACATACTACGTGCGGCTATTTTTTTGTTCGGATTGAGGGGTGGCCTAGAAAAAAGAATGATATACTCACCCTTGATTGAGAATGATTCGCATTAGCACTAGCGTTTTCTGAAGCGTGCTGTCCATCGCATATTATCAGGTACTTGCAAAGGGTCCTTTCTATGTTTACATCAAAAATTTTTCAGTTTGTCACCGTCAGCCTTTTAGCCGGCGCAGCCTACTCTGTAAGCGCTGCTGAGTATCCTATCGGCAAACCCCAGATTCACGCTAATCTAGAGATTGCCGCCGTCTATCTGCAACCGGTTACGATGGAGCCGGAACATGGAATGCGCAAAGCCTCCGAATCGGATATTCACTTGGAAGCGGATATCCATGCCCTCAAAGATTTTCCAACGGGTTTCGCTGAAGGGGATTGGATCCCTTATTTGCAGGTGAAATTCGAACTGACGAAAATCAAAACTGGGCAAAAAGTTCAAGGTGAATTCATGCCGATGGTCGCCAGCGATGGGCCACATTACGGTGATAACGTGAAATTGTTTGGTCCGGGCGAATATCGTCTGAAATATTTCATTGCGCCACCACCCGCTACCGGGCATATGACATTTGGTCGGCATGTTGATAAAGAAACCGGAGTTGGGCCTTGGTTTAAGCCATTTACAGTTGAATATACGTTTAATTTTGCTGGCATAGGTAAAAAGGGTGGCTATTAAAAATAATTTAAGCACTAGATTAAATTATTTAATCAAATAGTGAAGTCCCCGAGTAAAGGAATATCGAAATGAAAATTAGTCTTATTATTACTCTGTGCGCGACGGCTGTGCTCGCCCTGGTTTTTACTTTATCGAATGCTAAGCGTGATGAAGCGAAGACGAAAGAAGAATTGCTGACCTTTGAACTGGATATGGCTGACGGGAAGTTGACGCCATCTCGCATTGAAGTACCGGCTAATCAGCCGATTAAAATCTCGATTACCAATTCAGGTAAAAAAGCTGCCGAATTTGAAAGTATTCAACTCCGCAAAGAGAAGGTTCTTGCCCCTGGCTCAAAGTCCTTTGTGGTGATTAAAAAGATGGCGCCGGGAGAATACAAGTTTTTCGATGATTTTCACCAAGCGACGGCGCAAGGGGTGATCGTCGCAAGATAACGTTGAGTTTATCTAGAAACAGAAAAAGGGATAATCGTAAGCGGGGATCAGATAGGTTCGGAGAGCTCAATGGGGCAGGTGCTGTTTGTTGTATGGCGTGAAAGTGTTGAAGCGTTACTCATTATTGGCATTTTATATGCATGGTTGCGTAATGGCGATAAAGAGGCGCGGCAGGGATTGTCCTATTTATGGCTAGGCATTGGGCTGGGCCTGTTGGCGGCTTTTGCGCTTGGCTTCGCATTGTTGAGCTTTAGTGAAACGCTTACGGGTGAAGCGCAAGATTATTTTCAAGTTGTCATGGTGTGGATTGCTGCTGTGCTGATTGTGCAGATGGTGCTATGGATGAAATACCATGGGCGCACTTTGAAGCAAGGCATGGAAGCTTCGTTACAGAAAAGCACGCAAAATGCGCAATGGTGGGGCGTCGCATTGCTTGCCGCATTGGCGGTCGCGCGTGAAGGGAGCGAGACCGTGATTTTTCTATACGGGCTAGGTTTTGGCAAAGCAGGATATATTTTGCCTTCTCACCTAGCGGGCGTATTGATTGGTTTTAGTCTGGCTTTTTTAACCGTTTATCTATTGCAATTGGGGGGTAAGCTATTTTCGTGGCCGGTGTTTTTCCGTGTAACCGAAGTGATGTTACTCCTTCTCGCGGCAGGATTAGTCCAAGCCGGAGTTGACAAACTGATCGATAAAGAACTCTTGCCGAGCTTGATTGACCCAGTGTGGAATACGGCAGCGCTATTAGATGATACGAGCGGGTTGGGTTCACTGTTGGCGGCCTTGACAGGTTACCGCGCATACCCGTCATTAATGAATGTGCTGGTGTATCTGATTTACTGGGCTACGATTCTCGGATTCATGAAATATAAAAACCAGCGCCTGTCGACTCAAACTCCGTCAATATGAGCCGACCATGGCAGACTCTAGCCGATATGGCGCGTGGCTTGCTCGTTGTGGGCATTGGATGTTTCGGCACGGTGCGGCGATTCGTTATGTGCAGTGGGCGATAGCGCTGATTTACGCGGTTTTGGTGATCGCCCCGGCATGCATGCGGTTGCCGGGTCACGCCGCACATCTTTGGGATAACTTCACACTATTTGCACAGTTTATCTTTTGGGGTATCTGGTGGCCTTTCGTGTTGCTCTCAATGGTGTTATTTGGCCGCCTCTGGTGCGGGATTTTGTGTCCAGAAGGCGCGCTGACTGAACTTGCCAGTAAACATGGGCGCCATTGGCCCATCCCACGTTGGCTGCGCTGGGCCGGTTGGCCTTTTGTGGCGTTTGTCCTGACCACTCTCTATGGACAAATGGTCAGTGTTTACCAATATCCTAAAGCCGTTTTGCTGGTGTTGGGGGGCTCAACTCTGGCGGCGCTTGTAGTGGGTTTCCTGTATGGGCGTGAAAA belongs to Mycoavidus sp. B2-EB and includes:
- a CDS encoding cupredoxin domain-containing protein — protein: MKISLIITLCATAVLALVFTLSNAKRDEAKTKEELLTFELDMADGKLTPSRIEVPANQPIKISITNSGKKAAEFESIQLRKEKVLAPGSKSFVVIKKMAPGEYKFFDDFHQATAQGVIVAR
- a CDS encoding glycosyltransferase family 4 protein; amino-acid sequence: MRIAQIAPLHEAVPPKLYGGTERVVSYLTEALVELGQEVTLFASGDSITAAQLEAVWPQALRLDPNIRDTLAPHLLMLEQVRECAEEFDILHFHLDYYPFSLFSRQATPFLTTLHGRLDLPELQPVFNMFPRAQVVSISDSQRAPLPQANWLSTIYHGLPEKMLMPRPDIKPGYLAFLGRISPEKRVDTAISIAAKCGLPIKIAAKIDKADQAYYEERIAPLMSQPHVEYIGEISEAEKAEFLSGAHALLFPIDWPEPFGLVMIEAMACGTPVIAFKRGSVPEVIEHGVTGFLVNDETEAVAALNRLHTLSRDTVRQQFEARFTAQRMAEGYLAAYERLLHQQRRTVLREVAVG
- a CDS encoding iron transporter gives rise to the protein MFTSKIFQFVTVSLLAGAAYSVSAAEYPIGKPQIHANLEIAAVYLQPVTMEPEHGMRKASESDIHLEADIHALKDFPTGFAEGDWIPYLQVKFELTKIKTGQKVQGEFMPMVASDGPHYGDNVKLFGPGEYRLKYFIAPPPATGHMTFGRHVDKETGVGPWFKPFTVEYTFNFAGIGKKGGY
- a CDS encoding FTR1 family protein, producing the protein MGQVLFVVWRESVEALLIIGILYAWLRNGDKEARQGLSYLWLGIGLGLLAAFALGFALLSFSETLTGEAQDYFQVVMVWIAAVLIVQMVLWMKYHGRTLKQGMEASLQKSTQNAQWWGVALLAALAVAREGSETVIFLYGLGFGKAGYILPSHLAGVLIGFSLAFLTVYLLQLGGKLFSWPVFFRVTEVMLLLLAAGLVQAGVDKLIDKELLPSLIDPVWNTAALLDDTSGLGSLLAALTGYRAYPSLMNVLVYLIYWATILGFMKYKNQRLSTQTPSI
- a CDS encoding ABC transporter ATP-binding protein; this translates as MINVKIKKTYPVGRTNEIKPRSTQAQSAAYDAQLAGYAHRPLAFLYRYIRRHPVAHSAVLMSVFAAVGCSLASQYGIKHLIDVLSQGRSHFTQLWGAFLLLAGLIAADNLLWRIGGWVSTHAFVTVTGDLRSDLFRYLSGHAQAWFTEKQPGLLASRITATSNAVFTAENTMAWNALPPCIAVGGAIAMIAAVNPLMAGGLLSVSAVLALILFKLAGRGAKHHRGFAKEAASVDGELVDVISNIGLVRAFGAITREQTRFGAKLKEEMRARRKSLLHLEKLRLFHAFVTAFLSAGLLGWALWLWTRGQASTGDIVLVSSLGFTILHGTRDLAVALVDVIQHIARLAEAIETLLEPHQLPDHPQAKQLVAQGGRVDFNQVCFAYPNRTRTLEAFDLHLEPGQRVGLIGSSGAGKTTVLALLQHFYEPQAGRILIDGQDLSMVTQESLRQSIAVVPQDISLLHRTIFENIAYGRPQASRDEVLAAAHEARCTEFIEAMPQGFDTLVGDRGTKLSGGQRQRIAIARAILKNAPILLLDEATSALDSTSEEAIQQALDRLMHGRTVIAIAHRLSTLQNFDRIIVMSDGKVIDDGTPDALRKRTGLYQELLMKQFGNGISAVNYYDTRIAEHAA